Proteins encoded within one genomic window of Mesorhizobium sp. AR10:
- a CDS encoding DUF5691 domain-containing protein, which yields MNELEQTGLATMRDCWITGGTTFELAPAAWKAIAGGASPDEQERRLLAIAAQALDIGLRPAAPKVLKRRPPLPRLGLPLLPERLRPLLRAALKNAADARRKTRIATLVASRGNVLHPLDWMPSVSDQNSPDVYAPWIDWQASVEGQKLAPQEQLTVQNWDDFYPAARRMALAEMRRRDPAAARSLIEAKAPGEPAEVRLALIELMHFGLTPEDAPLLKSLATDRSGKVQELAGRLLARLGEHGRAGDGGADDPVAELAAFISEGKSGFIRRRTTYTPAKLKSSAQESRRVDLFASCYLVDLAACFGKTEADFIGAWQFGVDDKADLSLVRMVAVSGSDATVALLADTLTAEGGKPALFVFHLMLRLDSGRKRTLIRQMLNDAQNLEALNLVEGAEASWLEWDDLTNGKALSALRSKVAGNDEPAKRSADHALETIGFLATAATAERLIGDIVAAGMPPAAASLAFLRLNAALARPGPNT from the coding sequence GTGAACGAGTTGGAGCAGACAGGTCTGGCGACAATGCGCGATTGCTGGATCACCGGCGGAACCACATTCGAACTGGCTCCGGCCGCGTGGAAGGCAATCGCCGGGGGCGCAAGCCCGGACGAGCAGGAGCGCCGGCTTCTGGCGATTGCCGCGCAGGCCCTGGATATTGGCTTGCGGCCTGCGGCACCGAAGGTACTCAAGCGTCGTCCACCGCTGCCAAGGCTTGGCCTGCCGCTGCTGCCGGAGCGGTTGCGGCCGCTGTTGCGGGCGGCCCTGAAGAATGCTGCCGATGCGCGGCGCAAGACACGCATCGCGACGCTTGTCGCCAGCCGCGGCAACGTGCTGCATCCGCTGGACTGGATGCCGTCTGTATCGGATCAGAACAGCCCCGACGTCTACGCCCCCTGGATCGACTGGCAGGCCAGCGTGGAGGGGCAGAAACTTGCTCCGCAGGAGCAATTGACGGTGCAGAACTGGGATGACTTCTATCCCGCCGCGCGGCGCATGGCGCTGGCCGAGATGCGGCGCCGCGATCCGGCGGCGGCCCGCAGCCTGATCGAAGCCAAGGCGCCGGGCGAACCGGCGGAAGTCCGGTTGGCGCTGATCGAACTGATGCATTTCGGCCTGACGCCGGAGGACGCGCCGCTCCTGAAAAGCCTGGCCACCGACCGGTCCGGCAAGGTGCAGGAGCTGGCGGGGAGGCTGCTGGCAAGGCTGGGCGAGCATGGCCGCGCCGGCGATGGCGGGGCCGACGATCCCGTTGCCGAACTCGCCGCCTTCATCAGCGAAGGCAAATCCGGCTTCATCCGCCGTCGCACCACCTACACGCCGGCGAAGCTGAAGTCGTCTGCGCAAGAAAGTCGTCGCGTCGACCTGTTTGCAAGCTGTTACCTGGTCGATCTTGCCGCGTGCTTCGGCAAAACAGAGGCCGATTTCATTGGCGCATGGCAATTCGGCGTCGACGACAAAGCGGATCTGTCTCTCGTCCGGATGGTCGCGGTGTCCGGCAGCGATGCCACGGTGGCGCTATTGGCGGATACGCTGACCGCCGAGGGCGGCAAGCCGGCGCTTTTCGTCTTCCACCTCATGTTGCGTTTGGACAGCGGCAGGAAGCGTACCCTGATCAGGCAGATGCTGAATGACGCGCAAAATCTTGAAGCGCTCAACCTGGTGGAAGGCGCCGAAGCAAGCTGGCTGGAATGGGACGATCTGACAAATGGCAAGGCGCTGTCGGCACTACGCTCCAAGGTTGCGGGAAACGACGAGCCTGCTAAGCGAAGCGCAGACCACGCCCTGGAAACGATAGGCTTTCTTGCCACAGCGGCGACTGCGGAGCGGTTGATCGGCGACATTGTCGCGGCCGGCATGCCGCCGGCGGCGGCTTCGCTCGCTTTTCTGCGCCTCAACGCGGCCTTGGCCAGGCCTGGACCCAACACGTGA
- a CDS encoding Lrp/AsnC family transcriptional regulator, which translates to MNEETDGILQNKPTTRDVDAIDRKILGVLVDDATISYAELGDRVGLSPPAAHERVKRLRRSGAIRNTAAIIDPKAVRKPLLAFVHVDTSGWGKTPELMAVSEHPEVEEIHSVAGDTCMLIKVRTEDTRALEGLLQRLYETPGVTATRSYVVLSTYLERPVQPGITTQWPTPRHMAKPLY; encoded by the coding sequence ATGAATGAAGAAACAGATGGCATTCTGCAGAACAAGCCTACCACCCGCGACGTCGACGCGATTGACCGAAAGATATTAGGCGTTCTGGTCGACGACGCCACGATCAGCTATGCCGAACTCGGTGATCGCGTCGGCCTTTCGCCGCCGGCAGCCCATGAACGCGTGAAGCGGCTTCGGCGCAGCGGCGCCATCCGCAATACGGCGGCGATCATAGATCCCAAGGCGGTGCGCAAGCCGTTGCTCGCCTTCGTGCACGTCGACACCAGCGGCTGGGGCAAGACCCCGGAACTGATGGCGGTTTCCGAGCACCCGGAGGTGGAGGAGATCCATTCGGTGGCCGGCGATACCTGCATGCTGATCAAGGTCCGCACCGAGGACACAAGGGCGCTCGAAGGCCTGCTGCAGCGCCTCTACGAAACGCCCGGCGTCACCGCGACGCGAAGCTATGTGGTTCTGTCGACCTATCTCGAGCGGCCGGTGCAGCCGGGGATCACGACGCAATGGCCAACGCCCCGACACATGGCCAAGCCGCTATATTGA
- a CDS encoding VWA domain-containing protein produces the protein MDNEAEMNEPGALTPDDARERRWRLAIGVADETSPALSDDDRRLSTALDALYGNGASDAAADPRKRRGGLGRSAPRVAQWMGDIRSFFPAQVVQIVQKDAFERLDLKQMLMEPEFLKAIEADVNLVADLISLRSVMPAKTKDIARTIIADIVAKLMQRLEQKTAEAIRGALDRSRRTNRPRQRDIDWPRTISANLRHYQPEHKTIVPEKLVGFMRKQRRLVDLDEVVLCVDQSGSMASSVIYASIFAAVMASLPVVRTKLVCFDTAIVDLTDELSDPVEVLFGVQLGGGTDINQAVAYCAERIERPTKSHFVLITDLYEGGNGQELLRRLAGLVRSGVNVVVLLALTDQGRPGYDPAMAGSVAALGVPVFACTPDLFPDMMATALRREGIGAWAAGADIKLVRAEAETPE, from the coding sequence ATGGATAACGAGGCCGAAATGAACGAGCCTGGCGCACTCACGCCCGACGATGCAAGGGAGCGTCGCTGGCGCCTGGCGATCGGCGTCGCCGACGAGACCTCGCCAGCCCTTTCCGACGACGACAGACGGCTTTCGACAGCGCTCGACGCGCTCTATGGCAATGGCGCCAGCGATGCTGCCGCCGATCCACGCAAGCGGCGTGGCGGTCTCGGCCGGTCGGCGCCGCGCGTTGCGCAATGGATGGGGGACATCCGCTCCTTCTTTCCCGCGCAGGTCGTCCAGATCGTCCAGAAGGACGCCTTCGAACGGCTGGACCTGAAGCAGATGCTGATGGAGCCGGAATTCCTCAAAGCGATCGAGGCGGACGTCAATCTGGTTGCCGACCTGATTTCGCTTCGCTCGGTGATGCCGGCCAAGACCAAGGACATCGCCCGCACCATCATCGCCGATATCGTCGCCAAGCTGATGCAGCGGCTGGAGCAGAAAACCGCGGAGGCGATACGCGGTGCGCTCGACCGGTCGAGACGCACCAACCGTCCGCGCCAACGCGATATCGACTGGCCGCGCACCATCTCGGCAAACCTGCGCCACTATCAGCCCGAGCACAAAACCATCGTGCCGGAAAAGCTGGTTGGCTTCATGCGCAAGCAACGCCGGCTGGTCGATCTGGATGAAGTCGTGCTGTGCGTCGACCAGTCCGGTTCGATGGCAAGCTCGGTGATCTATGCCTCGATCTTCGCCGCGGTGATGGCCTCGCTGCCGGTTGTGCGCACCAAGCTTGTCTGCTTCGACACTGCCATCGTCGACCTGACCGACGAGCTCAGCGATCCCGTCGAAGTGCTGTTTGGCGTCCAGCTTGGCGGCGGTACCGACATCAACCAGGCGGTCGCCTATTGTGCCGAGCGCATCGAGCGACCGACCAAGTCCCATTTCGTGCTGATCACCGACCTCTACGAAGGCGGCAACGGCCAGGAGTTGCTGCGGCGGCTGGCGGGGCTGGTTCGATCCGGCGTCAACGTCGTCGTGCTGCTGGCGCTCACCGATCAGGGCCGGCCCGGCTATGACCCGGCGATGGCCGGTTCGGTCGCAGCCCTCGGCGTTCCGGTTTTCGCCTGCACGCCGGACCTGTTTCCAGACATGATGGCGACGGCCTTGCGCCGCGAAGGCATCGGCGCCTGGGCGGCAGGGGCCGACATCAAGCTGGTTCGCGCCGAGGCCGAGACACCCGAATGA
- a CDS encoding SWIM zinc finger family protein, whose translation MEFDLKTIEALAPDQASLSAASKLTKRSNWPRLEKNEQQALIWGECQGSGSNPYRVAVDTGDHGYKCTCPSRKFPCKHTLALMWIAATAPASFAPAESIPEWVNDWLGRRRKTTPQPTGPIPGAVGKSIDEAARQDESAAVEDVAAVERREAAQRKRVEDTRSAVSAALDELDQWIADQLRLGLSGFVDASSDRCRRIAARLVDMKATALAGRIDEIPSRLMALRSEERPDAAIRELGKLVLLAKAWRSAPDDPELKRLVSTSETRDQVLANPDAKQIESFWEVVGEKIETRRDGLVSHSTWLLDLKSAIPQFAVLLDYFPASAGRRSNAFSPGDRFNARLVFYPARQPLRALVVERMGDVTSGAWPDFADVKDPLAAHASQQDGAPWLTDSPLILPPGAILLDDRGTAWWQAADDPQGIALPIAGAVHQTVLGLDLAATAALWNGARLDLLAAQSGFGRLDLS comes from the coding sequence TTGGAATTCGATTTGAAAACCATCGAGGCGCTTGCCCCCGATCAGGCATCGCTGAGCGCCGCCTCCAAGCTGACCAAGAGATCGAACTGGCCGCGCCTGGAAAAGAATGAGCAGCAGGCGCTGATATGGGGTGAATGCCAGGGCTCCGGCTCCAATCCCTATCGCGTAGCGGTTGATACTGGCGATCACGGCTACAAATGCACCTGCCCGTCGCGAAAATTCCCGTGCAAGCACACGCTGGCCCTGATGTGGATCGCCGCCACCGCGCCAGCCAGCTTTGCGCCCGCCGAATCGATACCGGAATGGGTGAATGACTGGCTCGGCCGGCGCCGGAAGACGACACCACAGCCGACGGGCCCGATACCCGGCGCGGTAGGCAAGAGCATTGATGAAGCCGCACGGCAGGACGAGAGCGCCGCCGTCGAAGACGTTGCGGCGGTGGAGCGCCGCGAAGCAGCGCAGCGCAAGCGGGTGGAAGATACGCGATCCGCAGTGTCGGCGGCGCTCGATGAACTCGACCAATGGATTGCCGACCAGTTGCGGCTAGGTCTTTCCGGATTTGTCGACGCCAGCAGCGATCGTTGCCGCCGCATTGCCGCGCGGCTGGTCGACATGAAGGCAACAGCACTTGCCGGTCGCATCGACGAGATCCCGTCAAGGCTGATGGCGCTGCGCAGCGAAGAAAGACCGGACGCTGCGATCCGCGAACTCGGCAAGCTGGTGCTGCTGGCCAAGGCCTGGCGGTCGGCGCCCGACGACCCCGAGCTGAAACGGCTCGTATCGACATCCGAAACCCGCGACCAGGTTCTGGCCAATCCCGATGCGAAACAGATCGAAAGCTTCTGGGAAGTTGTCGGCGAGAAGATCGAGACCCGAAGGGATGGTCTCGTCAGCCATTCGACATGGCTGCTCGATCTGAAGAGCGCCATCCCGCAATTTGCCGTGCTTCTCGATTATTTTCCGGCCTCGGCCGGACGCCGATCCAACGCCTTTTCCCCAGGCGATCGCTTCAATGCCCGGCTGGTCTTTTATCCGGCACGCCAGCCGCTTCGTGCACTGGTGGTGGAGCGCATGGGCGACGTCACGTCCGGCGCATGGCCTGATTTTGCCGACGTGAAGGACCCACTTGCCGCGCATGCTTCCCAGCAGGATGGCGCGCCTTGGCTTACCGACAGCCCTCTCATCTTGCCGCCCGGTGCAATCCTGCTGGACGACCGGGGCACGGCCTGGTGGCAAGCGGCAGACGACCCGCAAGGGATCGCCCTGCCAATCGCCGGCGCCGTCCATCAGACAGTGCTTGGCCTTGACCTCGCGGCCACGGCAGCGCTGTGGAACGGCGCCCGGCTTGATCTTCTGGCGGCGCAAAGCGGATTCGGGAGGCTTGACCTGTCGTGA
- a CDS encoding ATP-binding protein: protein MNAAIRLPVEQAYASELQALARGDERQKPAGWSLSPKAVLTYLLGGKAGDGTVITPKYVGRRRLMETAVATLATDRALLLLGVPGTAKSWVSEHLAAAIMGNSTLIVQCTAGTDENQIRYGWNYAQLLAKGPSQEALVPTPLYRAMESGKLCRLEELTRMGSDVQDTLITVLSEKMMPIPELNTSLYAQRGFNIIATANNRDKGVNELSSALKRRFNVVVLPLPEDMAEEVAIVSKRVDEMAGGLDLPVPKNVGEEIARVLTIFRELRSGATADGKVTLKTPSGSLSTAEAIATMVGGLSQAAWFDSGKLGAEGLAASLVGAIVKDPVQDKVVLEEYLETVLKKRPDYAGYYAALNAAI, encoded by the coding sequence ATGAACGCAGCCATCCGTCTTCCGGTAGAGCAGGCCTACGCGTCTGAACTGCAAGCGCTGGCGCGCGGCGACGAGCGGCAGAAGCCTGCGGGCTGGAGCCTCTCGCCGAAGGCCGTCCTGACCTATCTGCTGGGCGGGAAGGCCGGTGACGGCACCGTGATAACGCCGAAATATGTCGGCCGCCGCCGGCTGATGGAAACGGCGGTGGCGACGCTCGCCACCGACCGCGCGCTGCTGCTGCTCGGCGTTCCCGGAACCGCCAAATCGTGGGTGTCGGAACATCTCGCCGCCGCCATCATGGGCAATTCCACGCTGATCGTGCAGTGCACGGCCGGCACCGACGAGAACCAGATCCGCTATGGTTGGAATTATGCGCAGCTGCTGGCCAAGGGTCCGAGCCAGGAAGCGCTGGTGCCGACGCCGCTCTACCGCGCCATGGAGAGCGGCAAGCTCTGCCGTCTCGAAGAACTGACGCGCATGGGTTCGGACGTGCAAGACACGCTGATCACCGTGCTTTCCGAAAAGATGATGCCTATCCCGGAGTTGAACACCTCGCTCTATGCCCAGCGTGGTTTCAACATCATTGCGACGGCAAACAACCGCGACAAGGGCGTCAACGAACTGTCCTCGGCCCTCAAGCGCCGCTTCAACGTCGTCGTGCTGCCATTGCCCGAGGACATGGCGGAAGAGGTGGCGATCGTCTCCAAACGGGTCGACGAGATGGCTGGCGGGCTCGACCTGCCGGTGCCGAAAAATGTCGGCGAGGAGATCGCCCGCGTGCTGACCATCTTCCGCGAATTGCGCTCCGGCGCGACCGCCGACGGCAAGGTGACGCTGAAGACGCCTTCGGGCTCGCTGTCGACCGCGGAGGCGATCGCCACCATGGTTGGCGGCCTCAGCCAGGCGGCCTGGTTCGACAGCGGCAAGCTCGGCGCCGAAGGTCTTGCCGCCAGCCTTGTCGGCGCGATCGTCAAGGACCCGGTACAGGACAAGGTGGTGCTGGAAGAATATCTGGAAACAGTGCTCAAGAAGCGGCCGGACTATGCCGGCTACTATGCGGCGCTGAACGCAGCGATCTGA
- a CDS encoding MFS transporter: protein MSNSDQAATLAAAPRPSIPALAYLLTGCIAVIGSNSLVLGPIAPAVAAAFATSVPVVMIASAVFGLGTSASALFLARYIDRIGARRMLQGALLLLAIALVASAAAPTVSALVAAQLVAGIAAGVAMPAIYASSAAIAPPGRESGTIGVVLTGWTLSMVAGVSLSAVLADLVHWRAVFAAVALLAALALAGLTVTSLSDVRKSGPAPTPLAALRVPGIVPLLIACAAFMTAFYGVYGYLGDHLHSGLGRPVSANGWAALAYGVGFGTAALLDGIIDRLGARRVMPFAYLLVAIVYVALAAASGSFGLTIAMVAVWGLANHFGLNVLVTRLTALDPSRRGTIMGLNSAVTYFAVFVGTTGFGPLYSGFGYATCAMVAALLMLIAASAAAWPAAARRQDGHASIEQRS, encoded by the coding sequence ATGTCGAACAGTGATCAAGCAGCAACATTGGCCGCGGCGCCCAGGCCATCTATCCCGGCCCTCGCATACCTGCTGACCGGATGCATCGCCGTGATCGGCTCCAACTCGCTGGTTCTCGGTCCGATAGCACCGGCAGTGGCGGCGGCGTTTGCGACAAGCGTGCCGGTCGTCATGATCGCGTCCGCCGTGTTCGGTCTTGGTACATCGGCAAGCGCCTTGTTCCTAGCGCGCTATATCGATCGAATTGGCGCCCGGCGCATGTTGCAAGGCGCGTTGCTTCTGCTGGCAATCGCGCTTGTCGCCAGCGCCGCCGCACCGACGGTATCGGCGCTGGTTGCGGCCCAGCTTGTTGCCGGCATCGCCGCCGGCGTCGCCATGCCGGCAATCTATGCCAGTTCCGCGGCGATCGCTCCGCCCGGTCGCGAAAGCGGGACGATCGGCGTTGTGCTGACCGGCTGGACCCTGAGCATGGTAGCCGGTGTTTCGCTGTCGGCCGTGCTTGCCGACCTGGTGCATTGGCGCGCCGTGTTCGCGGCGGTCGCGCTCCTTGCAGCGCTTGCGTTGGCCGGTCTCACAGTGACCTCGCTGAGCGACGTCAGGAAAAGCGGCCCGGCGCCGACGCCGCTGGCTGCGTTGCGCGTTCCCGGCATCGTGCCCCTTTTGATCGCCTGCGCCGCCTTCATGACCGCCTTCTACGGTGTCTATGGCTATCTCGGCGACCATCTTCACAGCGGGTTGGGACGGCCGGTGAGTGCCAACGGCTGGGCAGCACTCGCCTATGGCGTCGGCTTCGGCACGGCCGCACTCCTTGACGGCATAATTGATCGCCTGGGCGCGCGCCGCGTCATGCCGTTCGCCTATCTGCTCGTCGCGATCGTCTATGTCGCGCTTGCCGCGGCAAGCGGCAGCTTCGGCCTGACCATTGCGATGGTGGCCGTGTGGGGCCTTGCCAATCATTTCGGCCTCAACGTGTTGGTGACGCGCCTCACCGCACTCGATCCTTCGCGGCGCGGCACCATCATGGGCTTGAACAGTGCGGTGACGTACTTCGCGGTCTTTGTCGGCACCACCGGCTTCGGACCGCTTTATTCCGGGTTTGGATATGCCACGTGCGCGATGGTCGCAGCGCTTCTGATGCTGATTGCCGCTTCGGCGGCGGCATGGCCTGCCGCAGCCCGCCGGCAGGACGGCCACGCTTCGATCGAGCAGCGGAGCTAA
- a CDS encoding DUF5682 family protein — MGLSDVAYFGIRHHGPGSADSLVQALQELKPVAVLIEGPSDASALLPLLARPEMQPPVALLCYPEDDPAATSFWPFAEFSPEYQAAVWAVENNAALRFIDLPSSARFAARANADDKTEEGDETEPKDEADEEGETASHRRDPIGTLAQAAGYEDGESWWADIIEQNPQPGPIFAAIADAMTTLRDGEGMIAPFEAKREAHMRREIAAARKEFDGPIAVVCGAWHVPALQAAHSQKNDLALLKGIARRKSTMTWAPWTGPRLALGYGYGAGVVAPGWCKHLWRTRGRRDAATLWLAMIAAVLRVKGHLVSTASLIEAERLARTLAAIRERPKPGFEELRDAAIAALFNGEALLWALVEAELLLGADVGEIPPDTPLAPLIEDLQRNQKTARLKPEALERELSVDLRSESGLFRSTLLHRLNVLGVHWGKLTDAARSRGTFRERWTLAWEPEYAVRLVENLIYGPTIEKAANGRLVQMIETAATLDTLAALVQSAITADLSEASTAGLAALEARAARSSECLEILASVPPLADIIRYGEARKTETKRLSGLMERLIIEAAIALPYAARDLDEQAAATLVGAMRKADEAIRLVEPGDDVLDGWRNGLAAVLEGARSTALLAGCAAHLLYEAGRLSAEAAAGLLGRRLSPGTPVTAAAGFFEGFFSTAGQRLIYDEGLRSAVDAWLKSLDEDAFIAHLPLLRRVFSNLDSMERRRLIEAVLGRAARLPAGLTPAPGGGEAWRRHLERLGPLLMGDGNG, encoded by the coding sequence ATGGGGTTGAGCGACGTCGCCTATTTCGGCATACGCCATCACGGGCCGGGTTCCGCCGACAGCCTCGTGCAGGCACTGCAGGAATTGAAACCGGTCGCTGTGCTGATCGAAGGGCCGAGCGATGCCTCCGCGCTGCTGCCCTTGCTGGCCCGCCCGGAAATGCAGCCGCCGGTGGCGCTGCTCTGCTATCCAGAGGACGATCCGGCAGCGACAAGCTTCTGGCCGTTCGCCGAGTTCTCGCCCGAGTACCAGGCTGCGGTGTGGGCGGTGGAGAACAACGCGGCCCTGCGGTTCATCGACCTGCCGTCATCGGCGCGGTTCGCAGCACGAGCAAACGCCGACGACAAGACCGAAGAGGGCGACGAAACCGAGCCCAAGGACGAAGCCGACGAGGAGGGCGAGACGGCTTCGCATCGGCGTGATCCGATCGGCACTCTGGCGCAGGCCGCCGGCTATGAGGATGGCGAAAGCTGGTGGGCCGACATTATCGAGCAGAACCCACAGCCCGGCCCGATCTTCGCGGCAATCGCCGATGCGATGACGACTCTGCGCGATGGCGAAGGCATGATCGCGCCGTTCGAAGCCAAACGCGAAGCCCATATGCGGCGCGAAATCGCCGCCGCGCGCAAGGAATTCGACGGGCCGATAGCCGTCGTCTGCGGGGCATGGCATGTGCCGGCGCTGCAAGCAGCACATTCACAGAAAAACGATCTCGCTCTGCTCAAGGGCATTGCCCGGCGCAAGAGCACGATGACCTGGGCGCCGTGGACAGGGCCGCGTCTGGCGCTGGGCTACGGCTATGGCGCAGGCGTCGTCGCACCCGGCTGGTGCAAGCATCTGTGGCGCACGCGCGGCCGGCGCGATGCGGCAACCCTGTGGCTGGCGATGATCGCCGCGGTGCTGCGGGTGAAGGGCCATCTGGTGTCGACCGCTTCGCTGATCGAAGCGGAGCGGCTTGCCCGCACGCTCGCCGCCATTCGCGAACGGCCGAAACCCGGTTTTGAGGAATTGCGCGACGCCGCTATCGCAGCCCTGTTCAACGGCGAGGCGCTGCTATGGGCGCTGGTCGAGGCCGAGTTGCTTCTGGGTGCGGATGTCGGTGAAATTCCGCCCGACACGCCGCTGGCGCCATTGATCGAGGATCTGCAGCGCAACCAGAAGACGGCGCGGCTGAAGCCCGAGGCGCTGGAGCGGGAACTTTCCGTCGACCTGCGCAGCGAAAGCGGGCTGTTTCGCTCGACATTGCTGCATCGGTTGAACGTGCTTGGCGTGCATTGGGGCAAATTGACGGACGCCGCTCGCAGCCGTGGCACCTTTCGCGAGCGGTGGACCCTGGCCTGGGAGCCGGAATATGCCGTTCGCCTGGTCGAGAACCTGATTTACGGGCCGACCATCGAAAAGGCCGCCAACGGACGCCTGGTCCAGATGATCGAGACGGCGGCGACCCTCGATACGCTCGCAGCACTGGTCCAGAGCGCTATCACCGCAGACCTGTCGGAAGCGTCGACGGCCGGGCTCGCGGCGCTAGAGGCGCGCGCGGCGCGCAGCAGCGAATGCCTGGAGATCCTCGCCTCGGTGCCGCCACTCGCCGATATCATTCGTTATGGCGAGGCCCGCAAAACCGAGACGAAGCGGCTGTCCGGCCTCATGGAGCGGCTGATCATCGAAGCCGCGATCGCGCTCCCCTATGCCGCACGCGACCTGGACGAGCAAGCCGCCGCGACACTGGTTGGCGCGATGCGCAAGGCCGATGAAGCCATCAGGCTGGTCGAGCCCGGTGATGACGTGCTGGATGGATGGCGCAACGGGCTGGCCGCCGTGCTGGAGGGGGCACGGTCGACGGCGCTGCTGGCCGGATGCGCCGCGCACCTGCTCTACGAAGCCGGCCGCCTTTCCGCCGAAGCCGCAGCCGGGCTGCTTGGGCGACGGCTGTCGCCGGGGACGCCGGTCACGGCGGCGGCAGGGTTTTTCGAGGGATTCTTCAGCACCGCCGGTCAACGGCTCATCTACGACGAAGGGCTGCGCAGCGCTGTCGATGCGTGGCTCAAATCCCTTGATGAAGACGCTTTCATCGCGCATCTGCCGCTGCTGCGCCGCGTCTTTTCCAATCTGGACTCGATGGAGCGCCGGCGGTTGATCGAGGCGGTTCTCGGGCGCGCCGCGCGCTTGCCGGCTGGCCTGACGCCGGCGCCGGGCGGTGGCGAGGCATGGCGCCGGCATCTGGAACGGCTTGGTCCATTGCTGATGGGGGATGGCAATGGATAA